Proteins encoded in a region of the Neodiprion lecontei isolate iyNeoLeco1 chromosome 5, iyNeoLeco1.1, whole genome shotgun sequence genome:
- the LOC107221918 gene encoding mesoderm induction early response protein 1 isoform X2 codes for MADQDYDMGPATEMMVTDFDDERTLDEEEALEGSEDSHNELSNLQKEGDMPLKDLLAMYGYGDPSTENSNSSDRMILPTTGCDNEVDAQSSDKGDADEDADADADADDDEEDVDPMGNEPDLKQFYTEMVKAEEAGTIDREGIGGSGSGGSSRLLRSVSRPQSEEEEDDCDYSPDEDEWKKTIMVGSDYQAAIPEGLCRYDDALPYENEDKMLWDPSHIPEEETEEFLERAQLSAARGSSIPAGSHVRDDEQALYLLLQCGYNLEEALRRRRMNVVPSTDAVSLWSEEECHNFETGLRTHGKDFHCIQKCKVKTRSVGELVQFYYLWKKTERHDIFTSKARIDKKKYSLHPGITDYMDRFLEEQEGVRDRSSSPNNHCHHSVDGGKRHQRSSISSAINETDTKHIDSWSTSGGVDPLADTNNTSLQPPAVNSLTNSSGTLRHIEYTSHVIHEGPAEGSTSLWASRQHSNNQDGTVVESNEPSSPEIILPHLPP; via the exons At GGCTGACCAGGATTACGATATGGGCCCTGCCACGGAGATGATGGTTACTGATTTTGACGACGAAAGAACACTTGACGAAGAAGAGGCTCTAGAAGGCAGCGAAGACTCTCATAACGAATTATCTAACTTACAAAAG gAAGGAGACATGCCGTTGAAGGATTTACTCGCCATGTACGGATACGGAGATCCATCAACGGAGAATTCCAACAGTTCGGATCGCATGATTCTACCAACAACGGGCTGCGACAACGAGGTTGACGCACAGTCCTCGGACAAAGGAGACGCTGACGAAGATGCGGATGCGGATGCTGATGCGGACGACGACGAGGAAGACGTAGACCCAATGGGCAACGAGCCGGACCTGAAGCAGTTTTATACAGAAATGGTGAAAGCCGAAGAGGCTGGCACGATAGACAGAGAAGGCATCGGGGGCAGTGGGAGCGGTGGATCGTCGAGACTTCTGCGAAGTGTTTCACGTCCTCAgagcgaagaagaagaggatgaCTGCGATTACAGTCCCGACGAGGACGAgtggaaaaaaacaataatggTGGGGAGCGACTACCAGGCTGCGATACCCGAAGGCCTCTGCCGCTACGACGACGCTCTCCCATATGAAAATGAAGATAAAATGTTATGGGACCCGAGCCATATACCGGAGGAAGAGACCGAGGAGTTTTTGGAACGCGCTCAACTTTCGGCTGCTAGGGGAAGTTCGATACCGGCTGGCTCGCATGTAAGGGACGACGAACAAGCTCTGTATCTACTTTTACAATGCGGATACAATTTGGAAGAGGCTCTGCGGAGGCGCAGAATGAACGTTGTTCCCTCTACGGATGCCGTCAGTTTGTGGTCCGAGGAAGAATGCCACAACTTTGAAACCGGACTTCGGACTCACGGAAAAGATTTTCACTGCATTCAAAAGTGTAAG GTGAAAACGAGATCGGTGGGAGAACTAGTACAATTCTATTATCTATGGAAAAAGACAGAAAGGCATGACATTTTCACTTCCAAGGCTCGCATAGACAAGAAGAAGTATTCTCTCCATCCCGGCATCAC GGACTATATGGACCGTTTCCTGGAGGAGCAAGAGGGAGTTCGAGACCGTAGCAGTTCGCCAAACAATCACTGTCACCACAGCGTCGACGGGGGTAAGCGACATCAGAGATCGAGCATTAGCTCGGCGATAAACGAAACTGACACCAAGCATATAGATTCGTGGTCGACCAGTGGAGGCGTGGATCCGCTGGCAGATACGAACAACACCTCGTTGCAGCCACCGGCTGTAAATTCCCTGACGAATTCCTCCGGCACGCTTCGTCACATCGAGTACACTTCCCACGTTATTCACGAAGGACCTGCCGAGGGAAGCACCTCGCTATGGGCGTCCAGACAACATTCTAATAACCAGGATGG
- the LOC107221918 gene encoding mesoderm induction early response protein 1 isoform X5, with protein sequence MADQDYDMGPATEMMVTDFDDERTLDEEEALEGSEDSHNELSNLQKEGDMPLKDLLAMYGYGDPSTENSNSSDRMILPTTGCDNEVDAQSSDKGDADEDADADADADDDEEDVDPMGNEPDLKQFYTEMVKAEEAGTIDREGIGGSGSGGSSRLLRSVSRPQSEEEEDDCDYSPDEDEWKKTIMVGSDYQAAIPEGLCRYDDALPYENEDKMLWDPSHIPEEETEEFLERAQLSAARGSSIPAGSHVRDDEQALYLLLQCGYNLEEALRRRRMNVVPSTDAVSLWSEEECHNFETGLRTHGKDFHCIQKCKVKTRSVGELVQFYYLWKKTERHDIFTSKARIDKKKYSLHPGITRDYMDRFLEEQEGVRDRSSSPNNHCHHSVDGDSWSTSGGVDPLADTNNTSLQPPAVNSLTNSSGTLRHIEYTSHVIHEGPAEGSTSLWASRQHSNNQDGTVVESNEPSSPEIILPHLPP encoded by the exons At GGCTGACCAGGATTACGATATGGGCCCTGCCACGGAGATGATGGTTACTGATTTTGACGACGAAAGAACACTTGACGAAGAAGAGGCTCTAGAAGGCAGCGAAGACTCTCATAACGAATTATCTAACTTACAAAAG gAAGGAGACATGCCGTTGAAGGATTTACTCGCCATGTACGGATACGGAGATCCATCAACGGAGAATTCCAACAGTTCGGATCGCATGATTCTACCAACAACGGGCTGCGACAACGAGGTTGACGCACAGTCCTCGGACAAAGGAGACGCTGACGAAGATGCGGATGCGGATGCTGATGCGGACGACGACGAGGAAGACGTAGACCCAATGGGCAACGAGCCGGACCTGAAGCAGTTTTATACAGAAATGGTGAAAGCCGAAGAGGCTGGCACGATAGACAGAGAAGGCATCGGGGGCAGTGGGAGCGGTGGATCGTCGAGACTTCTGCGAAGTGTTTCACGTCCTCAgagcgaagaagaagaggatgaCTGCGATTACAGTCCCGACGAGGACGAgtggaaaaaaacaataatggTGGGGAGCGACTACCAGGCTGCGATACCCGAAGGCCTCTGCCGCTACGACGACGCTCTCCCATATGAAAATGAAGATAAAATGTTATGGGACCCGAGCCATATACCGGAGGAAGAGACCGAGGAGTTTTTGGAACGCGCTCAACTTTCGGCTGCTAGGGGAAGTTCGATACCGGCTGGCTCGCATGTAAGGGACGACGAACAAGCTCTGTATCTACTTTTACAATGCGGATACAATTTGGAAGAGGCTCTGCGGAGGCGCAGAATGAACGTTGTTCCCTCTACGGATGCCGTCAGTTTGTGGTCCGAGGAAGAATGCCACAACTTTGAAACCGGACTTCGGACTCACGGAAAAGATTTTCACTGCATTCAAAAGTGTAAG GTGAAAACGAGATCGGTGGGAGAACTAGTACAATTCTATTATCTATGGAAAAAGACAGAAAGGCATGACATTTTCACTTCCAAGGCTCGCATAGACAAGAAGAAGTATTCTCTCCATCCCGGCATCAC CAGGGACTATATGGACCGTTTCCTGGAGGAGCAAGAGGGAGTTCGAGACCGTAGCAGTTCGCCAAACAATCACTGTCACCACAGCGTCGACGGGG ATTCGTGGTCGACCAGTGGAGGCGTGGATCCGCTGGCAGATACGAACAACACCTCGTTGCAGCCACCGGCTGTAAATTCCCTGACGAATTCCTCCGGCACGCTTCGTCACATCGAGTACACTTCCCACGTTATTCACGAAGGACCTGCCGAGGGAAGCACCTCGCTATGGGCGTCCAGACAACATTCTAATAACCAGGATGG
- the LOC107221918 gene encoding mesoderm induction early response protein 1 isoform X1: MADQDYDMGPATEMMVTDFDDERTLDEEEALEGSEDSHNELSNLQKEGDMPLKDLLAMYGYGDPSTENSNSSDRMILPTTGCDNEVDAQSSDKGDADEDADADADADDDEEDVDPMGNEPDLKQFYTEMVKAEEAGTIDREGIGGSGSGGSSRLLRSVSRPQSEEEEDDCDYSPDEDEWKKTIMVGSDYQAAIPEGLCRYDDALPYENEDKMLWDPSHIPEEETEEFLERAQLSAARGSSIPAGSHVRDDEQALYLLLQCGYNLEEALRRRRMNVVPSTDAVSLWSEEECHNFETGLRTHGKDFHCIQKCKVKTRSVGELVQFYYLWKKTERHDIFTSKARIDKKKYSLHPGITRDYMDRFLEEQEGVRDRSSSPNNHCHHSVDGGKRHQRSSISSAINETDTKHIDSWSTSGGVDPLADTNNTSLQPPAVNSLTNSSGTLRHIEYTSHVIHEGPAEGSTSLWASRQHSNNQDGTVVESNEPSSPEIILPHLPP; the protein is encoded by the exons At GGCTGACCAGGATTACGATATGGGCCCTGCCACGGAGATGATGGTTACTGATTTTGACGACGAAAGAACACTTGACGAAGAAGAGGCTCTAGAAGGCAGCGAAGACTCTCATAACGAATTATCTAACTTACAAAAG gAAGGAGACATGCCGTTGAAGGATTTACTCGCCATGTACGGATACGGAGATCCATCAACGGAGAATTCCAACAGTTCGGATCGCATGATTCTACCAACAACGGGCTGCGACAACGAGGTTGACGCACAGTCCTCGGACAAAGGAGACGCTGACGAAGATGCGGATGCGGATGCTGATGCGGACGACGACGAGGAAGACGTAGACCCAATGGGCAACGAGCCGGACCTGAAGCAGTTTTATACAGAAATGGTGAAAGCCGAAGAGGCTGGCACGATAGACAGAGAAGGCATCGGGGGCAGTGGGAGCGGTGGATCGTCGAGACTTCTGCGAAGTGTTTCACGTCCTCAgagcgaagaagaagaggatgaCTGCGATTACAGTCCCGACGAGGACGAgtggaaaaaaacaataatggTGGGGAGCGACTACCAGGCTGCGATACCCGAAGGCCTCTGCCGCTACGACGACGCTCTCCCATATGAAAATGAAGATAAAATGTTATGGGACCCGAGCCATATACCGGAGGAAGAGACCGAGGAGTTTTTGGAACGCGCTCAACTTTCGGCTGCTAGGGGAAGTTCGATACCGGCTGGCTCGCATGTAAGGGACGACGAACAAGCTCTGTATCTACTTTTACAATGCGGATACAATTTGGAAGAGGCTCTGCGGAGGCGCAGAATGAACGTTGTTCCCTCTACGGATGCCGTCAGTTTGTGGTCCGAGGAAGAATGCCACAACTTTGAAACCGGACTTCGGACTCACGGAAAAGATTTTCACTGCATTCAAAAGTGTAAG GTGAAAACGAGATCGGTGGGAGAACTAGTACAATTCTATTATCTATGGAAAAAGACAGAAAGGCATGACATTTTCACTTCCAAGGCTCGCATAGACAAGAAGAAGTATTCTCTCCATCCCGGCATCAC CAGGGACTATATGGACCGTTTCCTGGAGGAGCAAGAGGGAGTTCGAGACCGTAGCAGTTCGCCAAACAATCACTGTCACCACAGCGTCGACGGGGGTAAGCGACATCAGAGATCGAGCATTAGCTCGGCGATAAACGAAACTGACACCAAGCATATAGATTCGTGGTCGACCAGTGGAGGCGTGGATCCGCTGGCAGATACGAACAACACCTCGTTGCAGCCACCGGCTGTAAATTCCCTGACGAATTCCTCCGGCACGCTTCGTCACATCGAGTACACTTCCCACGTTATTCACGAAGGACCTGCCGAGGGAAGCACCTCGCTATGGGCGTCCAGACAACATTCTAATAACCAGGATGG
- the LOC107221918 gene encoding mesoderm induction early response protein 1 isoform X4 translates to MGPATEMMVTDFDDERTLDEEEALEGSEDSHNELSNLQKEGDMPLKDLLAMYGYGDPSTENSNSSDRMILPTTGCDNEVDAQSSDKGDADEDADADADADDDEEDVDPMGNEPDLKQFYTEMVKAEEAGTIDREGIGGSGSGGSSRLLRSVSRPQSEEEEDDCDYSPDEDEWKKTIMVGSDYQAAIPEGLCRYDDALPYENEDKMLWDPSHIPEEETEEFLERAQLSAARGSSIPAGSHVRDDEQALYLLLQCGYNLEEALRRRRMNVVPSTDAVSLWSEEECHNFETGLRTHGKDFHCIQKCKVKTRSVGELVQFYYLWKKTERHDIFTSKARIDKKKYSLHPGITRDYMDRFLEEQEGVRDRSSSPNNHCHHSVDGGKRHQRSSISSAINETDTKHIDSWSTSGGVDPLADTNNTSLQPPAVNSLTNSSGTLRHIEYTSHVIHEGPAEGSTSLWASRQHSNNQDGTVVESNEPSSPEIILPHLPP, encoded by the exons ATGGGCCCTGCCACGGAGATGATGGTTACTGATTTTGACGACGAAAGAACACTTGACGAAGAAGAGGCTCTAGAAGGCAGCGAAGACTCTCATAACGAATTATCTAACTTACAAAAG gAAGGAGACATGCCGTTGAAGGATTTACTCGCCATGTACGGATACGGAGATCCATCAACGGAGAATTCCAACAGTTCGGATCGCATGATTCTACCAACAACGGGCTGCGACAACGAGGTTGACGCACAGTCCTCGGACAAAGGAGACGCTGACGAAGATGCGGATGCGGATGCTGATGCGGACGACGACGAGGAAGACGTAGACCCAATGGGCAACGAGCCGGACCTGAAGCAGTTTTATACAGAAATGGTGAAAGCCGAAGAGGCTGGCACGATAGACAGAGAAGGCATCGGGGGCAGTGGGAGCGGTGGATCGTCGAGACTTCTGCGAAGTGTTTCACGTCCTCAgagcgaagaagaagaggatgaCTGCGATTACAGTCCCGACGAGGACGAgtggaaaaaaacaataatggTGGGGAGCGACTACCAGGCTGCGATACCCGAAGGCCTCTGCCGCTACGACGACGCTCTCCCATATGAAAATGAAGATAAAATGTTATGGGACCCGAGCCATATACCGGAGGAAGAGACCGAGGAGTTTTTGGAACGCGCTCAACTTTCGGCTGCTAGGGGAAGTTCGATACCGGCTGGCTCGCATGTAAGGGACGACGAACAAGCTCTGTATCTACTTTTACAATGCGGATACAATTTGGAAGAGGCTCTGCGGAGGCGCAGAATGAACGTTGTTCCCTCTACGGATGCCGTCAGTTTGTGGTCCGAGGAAGAATGCCACAACTTTGAAACCGGACTTCGGACTCACGGAAAAGATTTTCACTGCATTCAAAAGTGTAAG GTGAAAACGAGATCGGTGGGAGAACTAGTACAATTCTATTATCTATGGAAAAAGACAGAAAGGCATGACATTTTCACTTCCAAGGCTCGCATAGACAAGAAGAAGTATTCTCTCCATCCCGGCATCAC CAGGGACTATATGGACCGTTTCCTGGAGGAGCAAGAGGGAGTTCGAGACCGTAGCAGTTCGCCAAACAATCACTGTCACCACAGCGTCGACGGGGGTAAGCGACATCAGAGATCGAGCATTAGCTCGGCGATAAACGAAACTGACACCAAGCATATAGATTCGTGGTCGACCAGTGGAGGCGTGGATCCGCTGGCAGATACGAACAACACCTCGTTGCAGCCACCGGCTGTAAATTCCCTGACGAATTCCTCCGGCACGCTTCGTCACATCGAGTACACTTCCCACGTTATTCACGAAGGACCTGCCGAGGGAAGCACCTCGCTATGGGCGTCCAGACAACATTCTAATAACCAGGATGG
- the LOC107221918 gene encoding mesoderm induction early response protein 1 isoform X6, with protein MADQDYDMGPATEMMVTDFDDERTLDEEEALEGSEDSHNELSNLQKEGDMPLKDLLAMYGYGDPSTENSNSSDRMILPTTGCDNEVDAQSSDKGDADEDADADADADDDEEDVDPMGNEPDLKQFYTEMVKAEEAGTIDREGIGGSGSGGSSRLLRSVSRPQSEEEEDDCDYSPDEDEWKKTIMVGSDYQAAIPEGLCRYDDALPYENEDKMLWDPSHIPEEETEEFLERAQLSAARGSSIPAGSHVRDDEQALYLLLQCGYNLEEALRRRRMNVVPSTDAVSLWSEEECHNFETGLRTHGKDFHCIQKCKVKTRSVGELVQFYYLWKKTERHDIFTSKARIDKKKYSLHPGITDYMDRFLEEQEGVRDRSSSPNNHCHHSVDGDSWSTSGGVDPLADTNNTSLQPPAVNSLTNSSGTLRHIEYTSHVIHEGPAEGSTSLWASRQHSNNQDGTVVESNEPSSPEIILPHLPP; from the exons At GGCTGACCAGGATTACGATATGGGCCCTGCCACGGAGATGATGGTTACTGATTTTGACGACGAAAGAACACTTGACGAAGAAGAGGCTCTAGAAGGCAGCGAAGACTCTCATAACGAATTATCTAACTTACAAAAG gAAGGAGACATGCCGTTGAAGGATTTACTCGCCATGTACGGATACGGAGATCCATCAACGGAGAATTCCAACAGTTCGGATCGCATGATTCTACCAACAACGGGCTGCGACAACGAGGTTGACGCACAGTCCTCGGACAAAGGAGACGCTGACGAAGATGCGGATGCGGATGCTGATGCGGACGACGACGAGGAAGACGTAGACCCAATGGGCAACGAGCCGGACCTGAAGCAGTTTTATACAGAAATGGTGAAAGCCGAAGAGGCTGGCACGATAGACAGAGAAGGCATCGGGGGCAGTGGGAGCGGTGGATCGTCGAGACTTCTGCGAAGTGTTTCACGTCCTCAgagcgaagaagaagaggatgaCTGCGATTACAGTCCCGACGAGGACGAgtggaaaaaaacaataatggTGGGGAGCGACTACCAGGCTGCGATACCCGAAGGCCTCTGCCGCTACGACGACGCTCTCCCATATGAAAATGAAGATAAAATGTTATGGGACCCGAGCCATATACCGGAGGAAGAGACCGAGGAGTTTTTGGAACGCGCTCAACTTTCGGCTGCTAGGGGAAGTTCGATACCGGCTGGCTCGCATGTAAGGGACGACGAACAAGCTCTGTATCTACTTTTACAATGCGGATACAATTTGGAAGAGGCTCTGCGGAGGCGCAGAATGAACGTTGTTCCCTCTACGGATGCCGTCAGTTTGTGGTCCGAGGAAGAATGCCACAACTTTGAAACCGGACTTCGGACTCACGGAAAAGATTTTCACTGCATTCAAAAGTGTAAG GTGAAAACGAGATCGGTGGGAGAACTAGTACAATTCTATTATCTATGGAAAAAGACAGAAAGGCATGACATTTTCACTTCCAAGGCTCGCATAGACAAGAAGAAGTATTCTCTCCATCCCGGCATCAC GGACTATATGGACCGTTTCCTGGAGGAGCAAGAGGGAGTTCGAGACCGTAGCAGTTCGCCAAACAATCACTGTCACCACAGCGTCGACGGGG ATTCGTGGTCGACCAGTGGAGGCGTGGATCCGCTGGCAGATACGAACAACACCTCGTTGCAGCCACCGGCTGTAAATTCCCTGACGAATTCCTCCGGCACGCTTCGTCACATCGAGTACACTTCCCACGTTATTCACGAAGGACCTGCCGAGGGAAGCACCTCGCTATGGGCGTCCAGACAACATTCTAATAACCAGGATGG
- the LOC107221918 gene encoding mesoderm induction early response protein 1 isoform X3 — translation MADQDYDMGPATEMMVTDFDDERTLDEEEALEGSEDSHNELSNLQKDLLAMYGYGDPSTENSNSSDRMILPTTGCDNEVDAQSSDKGDADEDADADADADDDEEDVDPMGNEPDLKQFYTEMVKAEEAGTIDREGIGGSGSGGSSRLLRSVSRPQSEEEEDDCDYSPDEDEWKKTIMVGSDYQAAIPEGLCRYDDALPYENEDKMLWDPSHIPEEETEEFLERAQLSAARGSSIPAGSHVRDDEQALYLLLQCGYNLEEALRRRRMNVVPSTDAVSLWSEEECHNFETGLRTHGKDFHCIQKCKVKTRSVGELVQFYYLWKKTERHDIFTSKARIDKKKYSLHPGITRDYMDRFLEEQEGVRDRSSSPNNHCHHSVDGGKRHQRSSISSAINETDTKHIDSWSTSGGVDPLADTNNTSLQPPAVNSLTNSSGTLRHIEYTSHVIHEGPAEGSTSLWASRQHSNNQDGTVVESNEPSSPEIILPHLPP, via the exons At GGCTGACCAGGATTACGATATGGGCCCTGCCACGGAGATGATGGTTACTGATTTTGACGACGAAAGAACACTTGACGAAGAAGAGGCTCTAGAAGGCAGCGAAGACTCTCATAACGAATTATCTAACTTACAAAAG GATTTACTCGCCATGTACGGATACGGAGATCCATCAACGGAGAATTCCAACAGTTCGGATCGCATGATTCTACCAACAACGGGCTGCGACAACGAGGTTGACGCACAGTCCTCGGACAAAGGAGACGCTGACGAAGATGCGGATGCGGATGCTGATGCGGACGACGACGAGGAAGACGTAGACCCAATGGGCAACGAGCCGGACCTGAAGCAGTTTTATACAGAAATGGTGAAAGCCGAAGAGGCTGGCACGATAGACAGAGAAGGCATCGGGGGCAGTGGGAGCGGTGGATCGTCGAGACTTCTGCGAAGTGTTTCACGTCCTCAgagcgaagaagaagaggatgaCTGCGATTACAGTCCCGACGAGGACGAgtggaaaaaaacaataatggTGGGGAGCGACTACCAGGCTGCGATACCCGAAGGCCTCTGCCGCTACGACGACGCTCTCCCATATGAAAATGAAGATAAAATGTTATGGGACCCGAGCCATATACCGGAGGAAGAGACCGAGGAGTTTTTGGAACGCGCTCAACTTTCGGCTGCTAGGGGAAGTTCGATACCGGCTGGCTCGCATGTAAGGGACGACGAACAAGCTCTGTATCTACTTTTACAATGCGGATACAATTTGGAAGAGGCTCTGCGGAGGCGCAGAATGAACGTTGTTCCCTCTACGGATGCCGTCAGTTTGTGGTCCGAGGAAGAATGCCACAACTTTGAAACCGGACTTCGGACTCACGGAAAAGATTTTCACTGCATTCAAAAGTGTAAG GTGAAAACGAGATCGGTGGGAGAACTAGTACAATTCTATTATCTATGGAAAAAGACAGAAAGGCATGACATTTTCACTTCCAAGGCTCGCATAGACAAGAAGAAGTATTCTCTCCATCCCGGCATCAC CAGGGACTATATGGACCGTTTCCTGGAGGAGCAAGAGGGAGTTCGAGACCGTAGCAGTTCGCCAAACAATCACTGTCACCACAGCGTCGACGGGGGTAAGCGACATCAGAGATCGAGCATTAGCTCGGCGATAAACGAAACTGACACCAAGCATATAGATTCGTGGTCGACCAGTGGAGGCGTGGATCCGCTGGCAGATACGAACAACACCTCGTTGCAGCCACCGGCTGTAAATTCCCTGACGAATTCCTCCGGCACGCTTCGTCACATCGAGTACACTTCCCACGTTATTCACGAAGGACCTGCCGAGGGAAGCACCTCGCTATGGGCGTCCAGACAACATTCTAATAACCAGGATGG